Proteins from a genomic interval of Kitasatospora herbaricolor:
- a CDS encoding S8 family serine peptidase has translation MPASPYELVRLTPLMRRGPGRPGISVAVIDGAVARDRPEFAGRRPVVLADAGGTDGTGGAAGARSCGRGDVSCLHGTFVAGLLGARRSCATPGICPGCTLLVRPIFAAAGAGTRSAPAARAEELAAAIVRSVDAGARVLNLSVAPAQPSGSGHRALEEALDHAAGRGVITVVAAGNQGAVGTSVLTRHPWTIPVVAYDARGRPMGLSNLSGAIGTRGVGAPGERVMSLGAGARPLVLTGTSAATPFVTGTVALLLSEFPDASAAEVRAAVVGSGRAALGGSRRTVVPPLLDAWGARSALLTARRPRSAGRRAPAPLGRSQ, from the coding sequence GTGCCCGCGTCACCGTACGAGCTGGTCCGGCTCACGCCGCTGATGCGGCGCGGCCCGGGCCGGCCCGGGATCTCCGTGGCGGTGATCGACGGAGCCGTCGCCCGCGACCGTCCGGAGTTCGCCGGGCGGCGCCCGGTCGTCCTGGCCGACGCGGGCGGCACGGACGGTACGGGGGGCGCGGCAGGCGCCAGGAGCTGCGGCCGGGGTGATGTCTCCTGCCTGCACGGGACCTTCGTGGCCGGGCTGCTCGGCGCCCGTCGCTCCTGTGCCACGCCCGGCATCTGCCCGGGCTGCACCCTGCTGGTCCGCCCGATCTTCGCCGCGGCCGGCGCCGGCACCCGGTCGGCGCCCGCCGCGCGGGCGGAGGAACTGGCCGCGGCGATCGTCCGGAGCGTCGACGCGGGCGCCCGGGTGCTGAACCTCAGCGTGGCCCCGGCGCAGCCGTCCGGTTCGGGGCACCGGGCGCTGGAGGAGGCCCTGGACCACGCGGCGGGCCGGGGTGTGATCACCGTCGTCGCGGCGGGCAACCAGGGGGCGGTCGGGACGTCGGTGCTCACCCGGCACCCGTGGACGATCCCGGTCGTGGCCTACGACGCCCGGGGCCGGCCGATGGGCCTGTCGAACCTGAGCGGGGCGATCGGGACCCGCGGGGTGGGGGCGCCGGGCGAGCGCGTCATGAGCCTCGGCGCCGGTGCCCGTCCGCTCGTGCTCACCGGGACGAGCGCTGCCACTCCGTTCGTCACGGGGACGGTCGCGCTGCTGCTCTCCGAGTTCCCGGACGCGTCGGCGGCGGAGGTGCGGGCGGCCGTCGTCGGCTCGGGCCGGGCGGCCTTGGGCGGCTCGCGGCGGACGGTGGTCCCGCCGCTGCTGGACGCCTGGGGCGCCCGGTCGGCGCTGCTGACCGCCCGCCGCCCCCGCTCCGCCGGCCGGCGGGCACCGGCGCCCCTGGGCCGCTCTCAGTAG
- a CDS encoding FAD/NAD(P)-binding protein, producing MSTLVIVGAGPRGTGLLERIAANAAELLPADRPLHIHLVDPYPPGAGRIWRHEQSPLLRMNSMAEDVTMFTDERSTIEGPVRPGPSLAEWAARSEEFAPYREPEDPDVRAELRALAPTDFPTRRAQSAYLEWVLRRAVADLPPHVTVSLHRDTAQELTGPADGPQLVRLTGRTLSADHVALTIGHLDSAPDPRHAPMARFAARHGRFHLAPAYSADADLSPIAPGEHLILRGFGLAFVDLTAMLTEGRGGHFEETGAGLVYHPSGREPVIHVGSRRGVPYHSKTDYRLQGPPAPLPRFFDRAAVDEVLAKPGPLELRRDFWPLMAKEIGFGHYHELFHAHPERTTVSWPDFLAAYDRLDWYSPTLARLTAAAVPDPADRLDFERLDHPLAGLELDSPEDLQRHLRAYITADADRRADPAHSADLGAFLALLSLFGQLPRVMASGRLTARSVGEELDEWWFGFFSYLASGPPGFRLRQLLALSEAGVVRFLGAGIRVEADEATGTFRASSPTVPGHTVTATALVEGYLPKHDLSRTRDPVLRQLHRDGRIAEEVVDDEEHTHRSGLVTISPADSRILDPSLGGAPHPRRTALGPHTSLRAAAAFARPRTDSPGFRQNDAAARAILRDLAGPGVVPDPPPGPAARQGAGDLAVAAAP from the coding sequence GTGAGCACCCTGGTGATCGTCGGCGCCGGACCGAGGGGCACCGGCCTGCTGGAGCGGATCGCCGCCAACGCCGCCGAACTCCTGCCCGCCGACCGGCCGTTGCACATCCACCTGGTGGACCCCTACCCGCCGGGCGCCGGCCGGATCTGGCGGCACGAGCAGTCACCGCTGCTGCGGATGAACTCGATGGCCGAGGACGTCACGATGTTCACCGACGAGCGCTCGACCATCGAGGGGCCGGTCCGGCCGGGGCCGTCCCTGGCCGAATGGGCGGCCCGCAGCGAGGAGTTCGCGCCCTACCGGGAGCCCGAGGACCCGGACGTCCGGGCGGAGCTGCGCGCCCTGGCACCGACCGACTTCCCCACCCGCCGGGCCCAGAGCGCCTACCTGGAGTGGGTGCTGCGCCGCGCGGTGGCCGACCTGCCGCCGCACGTCACGGTGAGCCTGCACCGCGACACCGCCCAGGAGCTGACCGGCCCCGCCGACGGGCCGCAGCTGGTCCGGCTCACCGGCCGCACCCTGAGCGCCGACCACGTCGCCCTCACCATCGGCCACCTGGACTCCGCTCCCGACCCGCGCCATGCGCCGATGGCCCGGTTCGCCGCCCGGCACGGCCGGTTCCACCTCGCGCCGGCCTACTCCGCCGACGCCGACCTGTCGCCGATCGCCCCCGGCGAGCACCTGATCCTGCGCGGCTTCGGCCTCGCCTTCGTCGACCTGACGGCGATGCTCACCGAGGGCCGGGGCGGGCATTTCGAGGAGACCGGCGCCGGCCTGGTCTACCACCCGTCCGGCCGGGAGCCGGTGATCCACGTCGGCTCGCGGCGCGGCGTGCCGTACCACTCGAAGACCGACTACCGGCTGCAGGGCCCGCCCGCCCCGCTCCCGCGGTTCTTCGACCGGGCCGCCGTGGACGAGGTGCTGGCCAAGCCGGGCCCGCTCGAACTGCGCCGTGACTTCTGGCCGTTGATGGCCAAGGAGATCGGCTTCGGGCACTACCACGAGCTGTTCCACGCCCACCCCGAGCGCACCACGGTGAGCTGGCCGGACTTCCTCGCCGCCTACGACCGGCTCGACTGGTACTCGCCCACCCTGGCCCGGCTGACCGCCGCCGCCGTCCCCGACCCCGCCGACCGGCTGGACTTCGAACGCCTGGACCACCCGCTGGCAGGGCTCGAACTCGACTCCCCCGAGGATCTCCAGCGGCACCTGCGCGCCTACATCACCGCCGACGCCGACCGCCGGGCCGACCCGGCGCACAGCGCCGACCTCGGCGCCTTCCTGGCCCTGCTCTCGCTCTTCGGCCAGCTGCCCCGGGTGATGGCCTCCGGACGGCTCACCGCCCGCTCGGTGGGCGAGGAGCTGGACGAGTGGTGGTTCGGCTTCTTCAGCTACCTCGCCTCCGGCCCGCCGGGGTTCCGGCTGCGGCAGCTGCTGGCCCTCTCCGAGGCCGGGGTGGTGCGCTTCCTGGGGGCCGGCATCCGGGTCGAGGCGGACGAGGCCACCGGCACCTTCCGCGCGAGCAGCCCGACCGTGCCCGGGCACACCGTGACCGCCACCGCCCTGGTGGAGGGCTACCTCCCCAAGCACGACCTGTCCCGCACCCGGGACCCGGTACTGCGGCAGCTGCACCGGGACGGCCGGATCGCCGAGGAGGTGGTCGACGACGAGGAGCACACCCACCGTTCGGGCCTGGTCACCATCTCCCCCGCCGACAGCCGCATCCTGGACCCTTCGCTGGGCGGCGCACCGCACCCGCGGCGCACCGCGCTCGGCCCGCACACCAGCCTGCGGGCGGCGGCCGCGTTCGCCCGGCCGCGCACCGACTCCCCAGGCTTCCGGCAGAACGACGCGGCCGCCCGCGCCATCCTGCGCGACCTGGCCGGGCCCGGGGTCGTCCCCGACCCGCCGCCGGGCCCCGCGGCCCGGCAGGGGGCGGGCGACCTGGCGGTCGCGGCGGCACCCTGA
- a CDS encoding amino acid ABC transporter permease — translation MATPQDVLPPSGPPPLGKTPLSSTPLGKTPLSSTPPSRTPTAEAETLTGPPATPSSPVPPADATDPADLAIDAPVVARRRPWQWVSAAAALLLLAMAVNSVVRNKAFQWDVVAAYFTSTSVLDGLVLTLWLTAATLTLGFVLGTVLATMRLSGNPVLRTLSWGYIWLFRSTPPLVQLLFFFNIGALYPTLGLGIPFGPEFITFRTVNLLGPTLTAVIGLTLLEAAYAAEVVRGGILSVDRGQLEAAQALGLGRGRVLRRIVIPQAMRSIVPTAGNMLISALKGTSIVSVLAVSDLLYSVQLVYNQTYQVIPMLVVATIWYLVVTTVLSAGQFYVERHYARGATREGLPPTPLQRARAGLRRLQRRVDAEEAR, via the coding sequence ATGGCCACGCCGCAGGACGTCCTGCCACCGTCCGGACCGCCCCCGCTCGGCAAGACCCCGCTCAGCAGCACCCCGCTCGGCAAGACCCCGCTCAGCAGCACCCCGCCCAGCAGGACCCCGACCGCCGAGGCGGAGACGCTCACCGGTCCGCCCGCCACACCCTCCTCACCCGTCCCACCCGCCGACGCCACCGACCCCGCCGACCTGGCCATCGACGCACCGGTGGTCGCCCGCCGGCGCCCCTGGCAGTGGGTGTCCGCCGCGGCCGCGCTGCTGCTGCTCGCCATGGCGGTGAACTCGGTCGTCCGCAACAAGGCGTTCCAGTGGGACGTGGTGGCCGCGTACTTCACCTCCACCTCGGTCCTGGACGGGCTCGTCCTCACCCTCTGGCTGACCGCCGCCACCCTCACCCTCGGGTTCGTGCTCGGCACCGTGCTGGCGACCATGCGGCTCTCCGGCAACCCGGTGCTCCGCACCCTCAGCTGGGGCTACATCTGGCTCTTCCGCTCCACCCCGCCCCTGGTCCAGCTGCTGTTCTTCTTCAACATCGGCGCGCTCTACCCGACCCTGGGCCTCGGCATCCCGTTCGGCCCGGAGTTCATCACCTTCCGGACCGTCAACCTGCTCGGCCCGACCCTCACCGCCGTGATCGGCCTGACCCTGCTGGAGGCCGCCTACGCCGCCGAGGTGGTGCGCGGGGGCATCCTGTCCGTCGACCGGGGACAGCTGGAGGCCGCGCAGGCGCTCGGGCTCGGCCGGGGCCGGGTGCTGCGCCGGATCGTCATCCCGCAGGCCATGCGCTCGATCGTGCCGACCGCGGGCAACATGCTGATCAGCGCCCTGAAGGGCACCAGCATCGTGAGCGTGCTGGCCGTCTCCGACCTGCTCTACTCCGTCCAGCTGGTCTACAACCAGACGTACCAGGTGATCCCGATGCTGGTCGTCGCCACCATCTGGTACCTGGTGGTCACCACCGTGCTGTCCGCGGGGCAGTTCTACGTCGAGCGGCACTACGCCCGCGGCGCCACCCGCGAGGGCCTGCCGCCGACCCCGCTGCAACGGGCCCGGGCCGGCCTGCGCCGGCTGCAGCGGCGCGTCGACGCCGAGGAGGCCAGGTGA
- a CDS encoding LLM class flavin-dependent oxidoreductase yields the protein MPVEFLGIAATGDGSETTPRTTAAFDRDYTLRLARAHEDHGWDRVLFAYAAGAPDPAPAAAYIAARLDRLQILLAHRPNVSYPTFAAKTFATLDRISDGRLTVHFITGGNDHEQQREGDFLTKDQRYDRTREYIRIVKRAWTSQEAFDHEGEYYRFNDFVSDVFPVQSPRPNVSFGGSSPAAYAAGGAEADIYCLWGEPLAQTAEQIETVRAAARAAGRTDQPRIQVAFRPIIAPTEELAWEKAYRTVDAIQERRRSGAFVRRQPAGAAGSAPAPENTGSQRLLAIAEAGERYDRALWTPTAAATGGAGNSNALVGTPETVAQALLDYYDLGVDILSARGYALLDDAVDFGRYVIPIVREEVAKRDAEKAARQARAERDRHQLIAVQA from the coding sequence ATGCCCGTCGAATTCCTCGGTATCGCCGCCACCGGAGACGGTTCGGAGACCACGCCCCGGACCACCGCCGCCTTCGACCGCGACTACACCCTGCGCCTGGCCCGGGCCCACGAGGACCACGGCTGGGACCGCGTCCTGTTCGCCTACGCCGCCGGCGCCCCGGACCCGGCGCCCGCCGCCGCGTACATCGCCGCCAGGCTCGACCGGCTGCAGATCCTGCTCGCCCACCGGCCGAACGTCTCCTACCCGACCTTCGCCGCCAAGACCTTCGCCACCCTCGACCGGATCAGCGACGGCCGGCTCACCGTGCACTTCATCACCGGCGGCAACGACCACGAGCAGCAGCGCGAGGGCGACTTCCTGACCAAGGACCAGCGCTACGACCGGACCCGCGAGTACATCCGGATCGTCAAGCGGGCCTGGACCAGCCAGGAGGCCTTCGACCACGAGGGCGAGTACTACCGCTTCAACGACTTCGTCTCCGACGTCTTCCCCGTCCAGTCGCCGCGCCCGAACGTCTCCTTCGGCGGCAGTTCGCCCGCCGCCTACGCGGCCGGCGGGGCCGAGGCGGACATCTACTGCCTCTGGGGCGAGCCGCTGGCGCAGACCGCCGAGCAGATCGAGACGGTGCGCGCCGCCGCCCGCGCCGCCGGGCGCACCGACCAGCCGCGGATCCAGGTCGCGTTCCGGCCGATCATCGCGCCGACCGAGGAGCTCGCCTGGGAGAAGGCCTACCGGACGGTCGACGCCATCCAGGAGCGCCGGCGCTCCGGCGCGTTCGTCCGCCGGCAGCCGGCCGGTGCCGCCGGCAGCGCCCCGGCGCCGGAGAACACCGGCTCCCAGCGGCTGCTCGCGATCGCCGAGGCCGGCGAGCGCTACGACCGCGCCCTGTGGACGCCGACCGCCGCCGCCACCGGCGGGGCGGGCAACTCCAACGCGCTGGTCGGCACCCCGGAGACGGTCGCGCAGGCCCTGCTCGACTACTACGACCTGGGCGTGGACATCCTCTCCGCGCGCGGCTACGCCCTGCTCGACGACGCCGTCGACTTCGGCCGGTACGTCATCCCGATCGTGCGCGAGGAGGTGGCCAAGCGCGACGCCGAGAAGGCCGCCCGGCAGGCCCGCGCCGAGCGGGACCGGCACCAGCTGATCGCGGTCCAGGCGTGA
- a CDS encoding ABC transporter substrate-binding protein has product MRATNRRRGLLAATALLPVLALSACGSDPAAPAKPAAAAAGIAPDQDVVSAVAKVDSIAALLPEEVRKAGSVKVGSAIGTPPTAYYPDQATKKPAGIDIDFTDAVGKVLGVAVEREDAKFETILPALDSGKYDFGTGNFGVTTARLKTIDFVTYIDDGQGFAVKKDNTTVQAVTEVGQLCGLTVGVGAGTTFETTLNSKKNVCADAGKKPYEVKAFSDNGAILTGLQQGRIDIVMSTINGLRYQAAQESAGTKFLGEFHRLDVGFAFKKGSALTPAFQGAVNQLIKDGTYDRILKKWGVADSAIKESLISPPEHP; this is encoded by the coding sequence GTGAGAGCCACCAACCGCCGACGCGGCCTGCTCGCCGCCACCGCCCTGCTCCCGGTGCTGGCCCTGAGCGCCTGCGGGTCCGACCCGGCCGCCCCGGCGAAGCCGGCCGCCGCGGCCGCCGGGATCGCGCCCGACCAGGACGTCGTCTCCGCGGTGGCCAAGGTCGACAGCATCGCCGCGCTGCTGCCGGAGGAGGTCCGCAAGGCGGGCAGCGTGAAGGTCGGCAGTGCGATCGGCACGCCGCCGACCGCCTACTACCCGGACCAGGCGACCAAGAAGCCGGCCGGCATCGACATCGACTTCACCGACGCCGTCGGCAAGGTGCTCGGGGTCGCGGTCGAGCGCGAGGACGCGAAGTTCGAGACCATCCTGCCCGCCCTGGACAGCGGCAAGTACGACTTCGGCACCGGCAACTTCGGCGTCACCACGGCCCGGCTGAAGACCATCGACTTCGTCACCTACATCGACGACGGCCAGGGCTTCGCGGTCAAGAAGGACAACACCACCGTCCAGGCGGTGACCGAGGTCGGCCAGCTCTGCGGCCTGACCGTCGGGGTCGGCGCCGGCACCACCTTCGAGACCACGCTCAACAGCAAGAAGAACGTCTGCGCCGACGCGGGGAAGAAGCCGTACGAGGTGAAGGCCTTCTCCGACAACGGCGCCATCCTCACGGGCCTGCAGCAGGGCCGGATCGACATCGTGATGTCGACCATCAACGGCCTGCGCTACCAGGCCGCCCAGGAGAGCGCCGGGACGAAGTTCCTCGGCGAGTTCCACCGGCTGGACGTCGGGTTCGCCTTCAAGAAGGGCTCCGCGCTGACGCCCGCCTTCCAGGGCGCCGTCAACCAGCTGATCAAGGACGGCACGTACGACCGGATCCTGAAGAAGTGGGGAGTCGCCGACTCCGCGATCAAGGAATCCCTGATCAGCCCGCCCGAGCACCCGTGA
- a CDS encoding amino acid ABC transporter permease: MPIVPARHPWRWAAGVLAVVVLAQFAHGLATNPGWDWPTFRAFFSTTTILRSVWITLQLTFYGTALGFLLGAGVAALRLSRSPILQTIGWAYIWAFRSIPLIVQLVFWFNLSYLYKRLGVGIPFGPTVWSFDTIGVLGAMGAAVLGLALHQAAYAAEIIRGGIIAVDAGQLEAASALGIPRLRQAWRIVLPQAMRGILPAAANEVISLFKGTSIVYVMAIGELFYQVQVIYGRTGRVVPLLMVATVWYILLTTLLSMGQYYVERYFARGAQRTPPPTPLQRARGFVRNIQATRRTPPAGRTAPSIGGRP, from the coding sequence CTGCCGATCGTCCCGGCCCGCCACCCCTGGCGCTGGGCGGCCGGCGTCCTCGCCGTCGTCGTGCTGGCCCAGTTCGCCCACGGCCTGGCCACCAACCCCGGCTGGGACTGGCCCACCTTCCGGGCCTTCTTCAGCACCACGACGATCCTGCGCTCCGTCTGGATCACCCTCCAACTGACCTTCTACGGAACGGCCCTGGGCTTCCTGCTGGGCGCGGGGGTGGCCGCCCTGCGGCTCTCCCGGAGCCCGATCCTGCAGACCATCGGCTGGGCCTACATCTGGGCCTTCCGGTCCATCCCGCTGATCGTCCAGCTGGTCTTCTGGTTCAACCTCTCCTACCTCTACAAGCGCCTCGGGGTGGGCATCCCGTTCGGGCCGACGGTGTGGTCCTTCGACACCATCGGCGTCCTCGGCGCGATGGGCGCCGCCGTGCTCGGCCTCGCCCTGCACCAGGCCGCCTACGCCGCCGAGATCATCCGCGGCGGCATCATCGCCGTGGACGCCGGCCAGCTGGAGGCCGCGTCCGCGCTGGGCATCCCCCGGCTCCGGCAGGCCTGGCGGATCGTCCTTCCGCAGGCCATGCGGGGGATCCTGCCGGCCGCCGCCAACGAGGTCATCTCGCTGTTCAAGGGCACCTCCATCGTCTACGTGATGGCGATCGGCGAACTCTTCTACCAGGTCCAGGTGATCTACGGCCGGACCGGCCGGGTGGTGCCGCTGCTGATGGTCGCCACCGTCTGGTACATCCTGCTGACCACCCTGCTCTCGATGGGCCAGTACTACGTCGAGCGCTACTTCGCCCGGGGCGCGCAGCGCACCCCGCCGCCCACCCCGCTGCAGCGGGCCCGCGGCTTCGTCCGGAACATCCAGGCCACCCGGCGCACCCCGCCGGCCGGCCGCACCGCACCGTCCATCGGAGGCCGCCCATGA
- a CDS encoding amino acid ABC transporter ATP-binding protein, with protein sequence MTTTTSDAMVQIRGVHKRFGALEVLRGVDLVVPAGSVTVVLGPSGSGKSTLLRAINHLEKVDRGFVAIDGELIGYRRSGGKLHELKEREVLRQRTGIGFVFQNFNLFPHLTVLENIVEAPVSARRQPKAEARRAALALLARVGLSDKADAYPRQLSGGQQQRVAIARALALEPKVLLFDEPTSALDPELVGEVLDVIKDLARTGTTMIVVTHEIGFAREVADTVVFMDGGLVVEQGPPAAVLDDPQHERTRAFLSKVL encoded by the coding sequence ATGACCACGACCACCAGCGACGCCATGGTGCAGATCCGGGGCGTGCACAAGCGCTTCGGCGCCCTGGAGGTGCTGCGCGGCGTCGACCTGGTCGTCCCCGCCGGCTCGGTGACGGTGGTGCTCGGGCCGTCCGGTTCGGGCAAGTCCACCCTGCTGCGCGCCATCAACCACCTGGAGAAGGTCGACCGCGGCTTCGTGGCGATCGACGGGGAGCTGATCGGCTACCGGCGCTCGGGCGGCAAGCTGCACGAGCTGAAGGAGCGCGAGGTGCTGCGTCAGCGCACCGGCATCGGCTTCGTGTTCCAGAACTTCAACCTCTTCCCGCACCTGACGGTGCTGGAGAACATCGTCGAGGCGCCGGTGAGCGCGCGGCGGCAGCCGAAGGCCGAGGCCCGCCGGGCCGCGCTGGCGCTGCTCGCCCGGGTGGGCCTGTCGGACAAGGCGGACGCCTACCCGCGCCAGCTGTCCGGCGGCCAGCAGCAGCGGGTGGCGATCGCCCGGGCGCTCGCGCTGGAGCCGAAGGTGCTGCTGTTCGACGAGCCGACCTCGGCGCTGGACCCGGAGCTGGTCGGCGAGGTGCTCGACGTGATCAAGGACCTGGCGCGCACCGGCACCACCATGATCGTGGTGACGCACGAGATCGGCTTCGCCCGCGAGGTCGCCGACACGGTGGTCTTCATGGACGGCGGGCTGGTCGTCGAGCAGGGCCCGCCCGCCGCGGTGCTGGACGACCCGCAGCACGAGCGCACCCGCGCCTTCCTCTCCAAGGTCCTGTAG
- a CDS encoding ABC transporter substrate-binding protein produces MSLPRRALLAAAPLAALLALTTACGSSPDAAADLAAPKGTSAPNGVAVNLTPEQNRVTTPKVDAIAALVPEEIRKKGTLTVVEALVTVPPLAFYANDDKTVIGVEPDIASLVGNVLGLKVEFAPVSWENIFVGLDSGKYDVGLSNITVTEARKEKYDFATYRLDILGFEAKKGGSWKVTGPKDVAGHTIAVSSGTNQEKLLVSWNEANVKAGLKPVDIKYYQNSTDYYLALSSGRIDAYLGPNPTAAFHAVQTGETEVIGTYSGGGADVLGKIAATTKKDNGLVKALNQALDEIIKNGTYGQALKRWGLENEGVKASEINPPGLPKVAP; encoded by the coding sequence ATGTCCCTACCCCGTCGCGCCCTGCTGGCCGCCGCCCCGCTCGCCGCCCTGCTCGCCCTGACGACCGCCTGCGGCAGCTCCCCGGACGCGGCCGCGGACCTCGCCGCGCCCAAGGGGACGTCCGCCCCGAACGGTGTCGCGGTGAACCTCACGCCGGAGCAGAACCGGGTCACCACGCCGAAGGTGGACGCCATCGCGGCGCTCGTCCCGGAAGAGATCAGAAAGAAAGGCACCCTGACGGTCGTCGAAGCGCTGGTCACCGTGCCGCCGCTGGCCTTCTACGCCAACGACGACAAGACCGTCATCGGCGTCGAGCCCGACATCGCCTCCTTGGTCGGCAACGTGCTCGGCCTCAAGGTCGAGTTCGCCCCCGTCTCCTGGGAGAACATCTTCGTCGGCCTGGACAGCGGCAAGTACGACGTCGGGCTCAGCAACATCACCGTCACCGAGGCGCGCAAGGAGAAGTACGACTTCGCCACCTACCGGCTGGACATCCTCGGCTTCGAGGCCAAGAAGGGCGGCAGCTGGAAGGTCACCGGGCCCAAGGACGTGGCTGGCCACACCATCGCCGTCAGCTCCGGCACCAACCAGGAGAAGCTGCTGGTCTCCTGGAACGAGGCGAACGTCAAGGCCGGGCTCAAGCCGGTGGACATCAAGTACTACCAGAACTCCACGGACTACTACCTGGCACTGTCCTCCGGCCGGATCGACGCCTACCTCGGCCCCAACCCGACCGCGGCCTTCCACGCCGTCCAGACCGGGGAGACCGAGGTGATCGGCACCTACTCGGGTGGCGGGGCCGATGTCCTCGGCAAGATCGCGGCGACCACCAAGAAGGACAACGGGCTGGTGAAGGCCCTCAACCAGGCGCTGGACGAGATCATCAAGAACGGCACCTACGGGCAGGCGCTGAAGCGCTGGGGCCTGGAGAACGAGGGGGTGAAGGCCTCCGAGATCAACCCGCCCGGGCTGCCCAAGGTCGCCCCCTAG
- a CDS encoding serine/threonine-protein kinase: MQVGDVLDSRYRMVRRIGRGGFGVVWEAFDAKVGRPVAVKVIAEENAADEREVRRFVAEARTVGNLPHPHIVTLYDLGEVRDGGFATHYLVMELVRGRSLAEVLKDGVPERGLALRWAGQVCGALDAAHRAGVVHRDIKPENIMITVDDEAKVLDFGIARLETQAAGLTSTGSVIGSPHYLSPERWSGGAVDGRADLYALGCVLYQLCSGEKPFRADNAVTLMYQHLNETPAAPPGADPELSALILQLLAKDPADRPADAAEVRRRLVAVEAGPVPPAAPAGPSPEELRERADQAWARGTDGNAVEAVQLLRQVLPEFARVCGPADPRTLRTCHDLALWLARSGELLLAVDLLRELAAPPAGAPGAGAAGADARADAARDLARWERELARRGPVGGPAAGGALSLGTVLLGGAPPRGPRQR; encoded by the coding sequence ATGCAGGTCGGGGACGTACTGGACAGTCGCTACCGAATGGTGCGCAGGATCGGCCGGGGCGGCTTCGGGGTGGTCTGGGAGGCCTTCGACGCCAAGGTCGGACGCCCGGTCGCGGTGAAGGTGATCGCCGAGGAGAACGCCGCCGACGAGCGGGAGGTGCGGCGCTTCGTCGCCGAGGCCCGTACGGTCGGCAACCTCCCGCACCCGCACATCGTGACCCTGTACGACCTGGGGGAGGTCCGCGACGGCGGCTTCGCCACCCACTACCTGGTGATGGAGCTGGTGCGGGGCCGCTCGCTGGCGGAGGTGCTGAAGGACGGCGTGCCGGAGCGGGGGCTCGCCCTGCGCTGGGCCGGCCAGGTCTGCGGCGCGCTGGACGCGGCCCACCGCGCGGGCGTGGTGCACCGCGACATCAAGCCCGAGAACATCATGATCACCGTGGACGACGAGGCCAAGGTCCTGGACTTCGGCATCGCCCGCCTGGAGACCCAGGCCGCCGGCCTCACCAGCACCGGCAGCGTGATTGGCAGCCCGCACTACCTCTCGCCCGAGCGGTGGTCCGGCGGGGCGGTGGACGGCCGCGCCGACCTCTACGCGCTCGGCTGCGTGCTCTACCAGCTCTGCTCCGGCGAGAAGCCCTTCCGGGCCGACAACGCCGTCACCCTGATGTACCAGCACCTCAACGAGACGCCCGCCGCCCCGCCCGGCGCCGACCCCGAACTCTCGGCGCTGATCCTCCAGTTGCTCGCCAAGGACCCGGCGGACCGGCCGGCCGACGCGGCCGAGGTCCGCCGCCGGCTGGTGGCGGTCGAGGCCGGGCCGGTGCCGCCCGCCGCTCCGGCCGGCCCGAGCCCGGAGGAGCTGCGCGAGCGGGCCGACCAGGCCTGGGCTCGCGGCACCGACGGGAACGCCGTCGAGGCCGTCCAGCTGCTGCGCCAGGTGCTGCCCGAGTTCGCCAGGGTCTGCGGCCCGGCCGATCCGCGCACCCTGCGGACCTGCCACGACCTGGCGCTCTGGCTCGCCCGCTCCGGTGAACTGCTGCTCGCCGTCGACCTGTTGCGCGAGCTGGCGGCCCCGCCGGCCGGCGCGCCCGGGGCCGGCGCGGCCGGTGCGGACGCCCGCGCCGACGCCGCCCGTGACCTGGCCCGATGGGAGCGCGAACTCGCCCGCCGCGGCCCGGTCGGCGGCCCGGCGGCCGGCGGCGCCCTGTCGCTCGGTACCGTCCTGCTCGGCGGCGCGCCGCCCCGCGGCCCCCGGCAGCGCTGA